A stretch of the Streptomyces sp. NBC_01264 genome encodes the following:
- a CDS encoding AMP-binding enzyme: protein MSVGGLKVDLTEVEWTLSELPGVREAVVVHDGAIEAYAVLGEGVTTRSVEALLTERLAAFKLPHRIHPLSALPRTATGKPRRDPATLRAAALEQA, encoded by the coding sequence GTGTCGGTCGGCGGGCTCAAGGTCGATCTGACCGAGGTCGAGTGGACCCTGTCCGAACTGCCCGGCGTGCGCGAGGCGGTGGTGGTCCACGACGGGGCGATCGAGGCCTACGCGGTCCTCGGCGAGGGCGTCACGACACGGTCCGTGGAGGCCCTCCTCACCGAGCGGCTGGCCGCCTTCAAACTACCGCACCGCATCCACCCCCTGTCCGCCCTGCCCCGTACAGCCACGGGCAAGCCACGACGGGACCCGGCCACCCTACGAGCCGCCGCCCTGGAACAGGCGTGA
- a CDS encoding sensor histidine kinase, with translation MTGRFRTADNDLAQGTEQAETKNPDKRRVTDVLAPRLAQGIVVTVLSGYAIVTLLNVEYALRDRRRELFVCAAAVLLLYGFQLVLTSPKARRWSTGRKCAALGVQLFLTFLPLVWLNVLWGSVAGPLSASVLLLAPPRIAWPSFAAISGVVLWWAVGQGVTVLDLAYAAISTALTGLVIYGLTRLTDLVKEVHETRAEMARMAVIQERLRFARDLHDLLGYSLSAISLKCELIQRLVVNNPERAREEVVSVLGVSRQALVDVRAVARGYRDMSLAAEAVSVADVMASAGVEAKVDIDCGRLHPLVDTVLATALREGVTNILRHSKVQSCTITAVIDGEMVELVMENDGVVAVGLADPVDRGSGLGNLAARLTAIGGTLTAGIEPESRFRVTARAPMRPIAPDPPDNIGPQGREYDGSAGRASVAALERRAG, from the coding sequence ATGACGGGCCGTTTCCGGACTGCGGACAACGACCTAGCTCAGGGGACCGAGCAAGCGGAAACCAAGAATCCGGACAAGCGGCGGGTCACCGACGTGCTCGCCCCGCGCCTCGCGCAGGGCATCGTGGTCACCGTCCTGTCCGGGTACGCAATCGTCACCCTGCTGAATGTCGAATACGCGCTGCGCGACCGGCGGCGCGAACTCTTCGTCTGCGCGGCGGCGGTTCTGCTCCTCTACGGTTTCCAGCTGGTCCTCACCTCGCCCAAGGCCCGGCGCTGGTCCACCGGCCGCAAGTGCGCCGCCCTGGGGGTGCAGTTGTTCCTGACCTTCCTGCCCCTGGTCTGGCTGAACGTGCTGTGGGGCAGTGTGGCGGGCCCCCTGAGCGCCTCGGTGCTGCTGCTCGCACCGCCCAGGATCGCCTGGCCCTCCTTCGCGGCCATCTCGGGCGTGGTGCTGTGGTGGGCGGTGGGACAGGGCGTCACCGTGCTGGACCTCGCGTACGCGGCCATCTCCACCGCGCTGACCGGCCTGGTGATCTACGGCCTCACCCGGCTGACGGACCTGGTCAAGGAAGTGCACGAGACCCGTGCCGAGATGGCGCGGATGGCCGTCATCCAGGAACGGCTGAGGTTCGCCCGGGACCTGCACGACCTGCTCGGCTACAGCCTCTCGGCGATCTCGCTGAAGTGCGAGCTGATCCAGCGGCTCGTCGTCAACAACCCCGAGCGGGCACGGGAAGAGGTCGTCTCCGTGCTCGGGGTGTCCCGCCAGGCACTCGTCGACGTACGGGCGGTCGCCCGCGGGTACCGCGACATGTCGCTGGCGGCGGAGGCGGTGTCGGTGGCCGACGTGATGGCCTCGGCCGGCGTGGAGGCGAAGGTGGACATCGACTGCGGGCGACTGCACCCGCTGGTGGACACCGTGCTGGCGACCGCCCTGCGCGAGGGCGTGACCAACATCCTCAGGCATAGCAAGGTGCAGTCCTGCACCATCACGGCCGTGATCGACGGGGAGATGGTGGAACTGGTGATGGAGAACGACGGGGTCGTGGCCGTCGGGCTCGCGGACCCCGTGGACCGGGGCAGCGGGCTGGGCAACCTGGCCGCGCGGCTCACCGCGATCGGCGGGACCCTGACCGCGGGCATCGAACCGGAGAGCCGGTTCCGGGTGACGGCGAGGGCGCCGATGAGACCGATCGCCCCCGACCCGCCGGACAACATCGGGCCACAGGGACGCGAGTACGACGGGAGCGCGGGAAGAGCGTCCGTCGCGGCGCTGGAACGTCGAGCCGGCTGA
- a CDS encoding AMP-binding protein — translation MISDFGGPGPGAADPRQHDGSWVGELLLHAGHDDAEPAVHIGERLDRAGLRHEVGDRHAELAEAGLRRGGSVALQLPPSLALLTHLLAAWRTGAQVILLDHRLTAHESDRALRRTAPQFLVRPAGPVRLGVLRGFHAVDPVAEPYPGGRPAESGHALVQLSSGSTGPSKVIGRTAADLVAEVHRYTLIPGMPRRGDRIVVLNSLIHAMGLMAGVLHSLHTGVEIVLPERMSADGILAAVAARTAPTVITGVPFHAQLLASVSAPPPLPHLVRAVSAGEPVRPGVAEAFAARYSVPLGEVYGMTETGVLAADLSGASRPATGRTAPGIEAKVVDGELLVRRPVSPYLGPAGPDRTAGRTAGCAPATPRRSTRRPGCSPSWAGWTPRCRSAGSRSI, via the coding sequence GTGATCAGCGATTTCGGGGGCCCCGGGCCCGGGGCGGCCGATCCGCGGCAGCACGACGGAAGCTGGGTCGGGGAGCTGCTCCTGCACGCCGGCCACGACGACGCCGAGCCCGCCGTGCACATCGGCGAGCGGCTGGATCGCGCCGGTCTGCGCCACGAGGTCGGGGACCGCCACGCGGAGCTGGCGGAGGCCGGACTGCGCCGCGGCGGATCGGTCGCGCTGCAGCTGCCCCCGTCGCTCGCGCTGCTCACCCACCTGCTGGCCGCCTGGCGGACCGGGGCCCAGGTGATCCTGCTCGACCACCGGCTGACCGCCCACGAGAGCGACCGGGCCCTGCGTCGGACGGCCCCTCAGTTCCTGGTCCGGCCGGCCGGACCGGTGCGCCTCGGCGTGCTGCGCGGCTTCCACGCGGTCGACCCCGTGGCCGAGCCGTACCCCGGGGGCCGCCCGGCCGAGAGCGGGCACGCGCTCGTCCAGCTCAGCTCGGGTTCCACCGGCCCCTCCAAGGTGATCGGGCGCACGGCGGCGGATCTCGTCGCCGAGGTCCACCGCTACACCCTGATCCCCGGCATGCCCCGCCGGGGGGACCGCATCGTGGTCCTCAACTCCCTGATCCACGCGATGGGGTTGATGGCCGGGGTCCTGCACAGCCTGCACACGGGCGTGGAGATCGTGCTGCCGGAGCGGATGAGCGCCGACGGCATCCTCGCCGCCGTGGCCGCTCGGACCGCGCCGACCGTGATCACGGGCGTCCCGTTCCACGCGCAGCTGCTGGCCTCGGTGTCCGCTCCCCCGCCGCTGCCGCACCTCGTACGGGCCGTCTCCGCGGGCGAGCCGGTGCGGCCCGGGGTCGCCGAGGCCTTCGCCGCGCGGTACTCCGTACCGCTGGGCGAGGTGTACGGGATGACGGAGACGGGCGTCCTCGCGGCCGACCTGTCCGGGGCCTCCCGGCCGGCCACGGGGCGTACGGCTCCGGGCATCGAGGCGAAGGTCGTGGACGGGGAGCTCCTCGTACGGCGGCCCGTCAGCCCGTACCTCGGCCCGGCCGGTCCGGACCGGACCGCTGGGCGGACGGCTGGCTGCGCACCCGCGACGCCGCGACGCTCGACCCGGAGACCGGGCTGCTCGCCGTCGTGGGCCGGCTGGACTCCCAGGTGTCGGTCGGCGGGCTCAAGGTCGATCTGA
- a CDS encoding TOMM precursor leader peptide-binding protein — MTPPPEGQAGPFVAFKRHVRAEAVPGEAAFVLSDQGVTVLRGAGIESLVPLLDGSHTLDALLRAASRTMPVAEVGRALRSLAQANLVGYRHGGADTAGAAPAGGDTALAQAYWDRAGLDGYEATTEVGTAPVAVIPVGGVDADAARAACAASGLNAVDEHADTPLALVVCADYLDPGLRAVSGRLRRQGRSWLLARPFGADPWTGPFFSPPTNGAAGPAGPDGPTDGPCWSCLAHRLSEHRAGELPVQRALGLDGPAPRPAPTLSAVRSLGLQCAVLELSKWLAGLRYPEQRSVCVLDSLNLSTTHHTVLRRPQCPDCGDPSLVARRTARPLALASRPKAEGTGSNDRAVCAEGILIENRHLISPVTGIVTNVRPVPGLPDGLHAYDSGHNLALRGHSLAGVHQVLRARSGGKGATATEARASALCEAAERYSAARQGDELVIRDSLSGLGSSAVHPNTYQLFDERQYADRQRWNALQQPFHHVSRPFDADAATEWTPVWSLTAGAHRLLPTSTLYFNTGGSSSPDGLWADSNGNAAGGSPEDAVVQGVLELVERDAVALWWYNRLRLPGIDLDSFDEPWLAATRSALGRAGRQVWALDLTSDLGIPVVAAVSRRTDGPEGEFVYGFGAHLDPRLALRRAVTEMVQMLPAAGGSGTDLPGQPQLFADPAQSARTPASWRYAGRNADLLDDVTHLRTLLESHGMELLVLDQTRPDVGIPVVKTLVPGLRPFYARFAPGRLFEVPVRLGQLNTSTAFRELNDLPLPL, encoded by the coding sequence ATGACGCCCCCGCCGGAGGGCCAGGCGGGCCCCTTCGTCGCCTTCAAGCGCCACGTGCGGGCCGAAGCGGTACCGGGTGAGGCCGCCTTCGTCCTGTCCGACCAGGGCGTGACCGTCCTGCGCGGAGCCGGGATAGAGAGCTTGGTCCCGCTGCTCGACGGCAGCCACACCCTGGACGCCTTACTCAGAGCCGCCTCGCGGACCATGCCGGTCGCCGAGGTGGGACGGGCGCTGCGGAGTCTCGCGCAGGCCAATCTGGTCGGGTACCGACACGGCGGAGCCGACACCGCCGGCGCCGCCCCGGCCGGCGGGGACACCGCCCTGGCCCAGGCCTACTGGGACCGGGCGGGCCTCGACGGGTACGAGGCGACGACCGAGGTCGGCACGGCGCCCGTAGCGGTGATCCCGGTCGGAGGGGTCGACGCCGACGCGGCCCGCGCCGCCTGCGCCGCCTCCGGGCTCAACGCCGTGGACGAGCACGCCGACACCCCGCTGGCCCTGGTGGTGTGCGCGGACTACCTGGACCCCGGGCTGCGGGCCGTCTCCGGACGGCTGCGCCGCCAGGGCCGGTCCTGGCTGCTGGCCAGGCCGTTCGGCGCCGACCCCTGGACCGGCCCGTTCTTCTCGCCGCCCACCAACGGAGCGGCCGGACCCGCCGGACCCGACGGGCCCACCGACGGGCCCTGCTGGTCCTGCCTGGCGCACCGGCTGTCCGAGCACCGCGCCGGGGAACTCCCCGTACAGCGCGCCCTGGGCCTGGACGGGCCGGCGCCGAGACCCGCCCCGACCCTCTCGGCCGTACGGTCGCTGGGTCTGCAGTGCGCCGTGCTGGAACTGTCGAAGTGGCTCGCGGGACTGCGCTACCCGGAGCAGCGCTCCGTGTGCGTCCTGGACAGCCTCAACCTGAGCACCACCCACCACACCGTGCTGCGCCGGCCGCAGTGCCCCGACTGCGGGGACCCCTCGCTCGTCGCCCGGCGGACGGCGCGGCCCCTCGCCCTGGCCTCCCGGCCGAAGGCGGAGGGCACCGGCAGCAACGACCGGGCCGTCTGCGCCGAGGGCATCCTCATCGAGAACCGCCACCTGATCAGCCCGGTCACCGGCATCGTCACGAACGTCCGCCCGGTCCCGGGACTGCCCGACGGACTGCACGCCTACGACTCCGGGCACAACCTCGCCCTGCGCGGGCACTCGCTGGCCGGGGTCCACCAGGTCCTGCGGGCCCGCAGCGGAGGCAAGGGGGCGACCGCCACCGAGGCCCGGGCGAGCGCGCTGTGCGAGGCGGCGGAACGGTACAGCGCCGCCCGCCAGGGCGACGAGCTGGTCATCCGGGACTCCCTGTCCGGGCTGGGCTCCTCGGCCGTCCACCCCAACACGTACCAGCTGTTCGACGAGCGGCAGTACGCCGACCGGCAGCGCTGGAACGCCCTGCAGCAGCCCTTCCACCACGTGAGCCGGCCCTTCGACGCCGACGCCGCGACCGAGTGGACGCCCGTGTGGTCGCTCACCGCCGGGGCCCACCGGCTCCTGCCCACCTCCACGCTGTACTTCAACACGGGCGGGAGCTCCTCCCCGGACGGTCTGTGGGCCGACTCCAACGGCAACGCCGCGGGCGGCAGCCCGGAGGACGCCGTGGTCCAGGGCGTGCTCGAACTCGTCGAGCGGGACGCCGTGGCGCTGTGGTGGTACAACCGGCTGCGCCTGCCCGGGATCGACCTGGACTCCTTCGACGAGCCCTGGCTGGCGGCCACCAGATCGGCGCTCGGCCGGGCCGGGCGCCAGGTCTGGGCCCTCGACCTCACCTCAGACCTCGGAATCCCGGTCGTGGCGGCCGTCTCCCGGCGCACCGACGGCCCCGAAGGGGAGTTCGTCTACGGCTTCGGAGCCCACCTCGACCCGCGGCTCGCCCTGCGCAGGGCGGTCACCGAGATGGTGCAGATGCTGCCGGCCGCCGGCGGTTCCGGTACGGACCTGCCGGGCCAGCCGCAACTCTTCGCGGACCCGGCGCAGTCCGCGCGGACCCCCGCGTCCTGGCGGTACGCCGGACGCAACGCCGACCTCCTCGACGACGTCACGCACCTGCGGACCCTGCTGGAATCGCACGGGATGGAGCTGCTGGTCCTCGACCAGACCCGGCCCGACGTGGGCATACCCGTGGTCAAGACCCTGGTGCCCGGACTGCGCCCGTTCTACGCCAGGTTCGCCCCCGGACGCCTTTTCGAGGTACCGGTGCGTCTCGGTCAGCTGAATACCTCCACCGCATTCCGTGAACTCAACGATCTTCCGCTGCCCTTGTAG
- a CDS encoding response regulator transcription factor, whose amino-acid sequence MLSLLLAEDVHMVRGALIALLELEPDFQVVASVDRGDLIVASALESRPDVAIIDIDLPGMDGLTAAAELRERLPACRTLILTSLGRPGTLRRAMAARVSGFLLKDSPPARLAQAVRAVANGQRVIDPDLALSAWEALDNPISPRETQVLRLAARGADAGEIAEQLFLSEGTVRNYLTAIVDKLNARNRIDAIRIAEEAGWIP is encoded by the coding sequence ATGCTGTCGCTGCTTCTTGCCGAGGACGTCCACATGGTCCGCGGCGCACTCATCGCCTTGCTCGAACTGGAACCTGACTTCCAGGTGGTCGCCTCCGTGGACCGCGGTGACCTCATCGTGGCCTCCGCACTCGAATCGCGTCCCGACGTGGCGATCATCGACATCGACCTGCCCGGGATGGACGGGCTGACGGCGGCCGCGGAACTGCGCGAACGCCTGCCCGCCTGCCGCACGCTGATCCTCACCAGCCTCGGCAGGCCCGGCACCCTGCGGCGGGCGATGGCCGCCCGGGTCTCGGGGTTCCTGCTGAAGGACTCCCCGCCGGCCCGGCTCGCCCAGGCCGTACGGGCCGTGGCCAACGGGCAGCGGGTGATCGACCCCGATCTCGCGCTCAGCGCCTGGGAGGCCCTGGACAATCCGATATCCCCGCGCGAGACGCAGGTGCTCCGGCTGGCCGCCCGGGGCGCCGACGCCGGTGAGATCGCCGAGCAGCTGTTCCTGAGCGAGGGCACGGTACGGAACTACCTGACGGCCATCGTGGACAAGCTCAACGCCCGCAACCGGATCGACGCCATCCGCATCGCGGAGGAGGCGGGCTGGATCCCGTAA
- a CDS encoding acyl carrier protein has protein sequence MSTPVRAFVVNTLETMNLDTAGVTDATPLGDDGLELESLTTAELVMQVEEEYGVKFSDEDVEALQTLTIGEFVAQVEQRRTQVTAQAGSA, from the coding sequence ATGAGCACCCCTGTGCGCGCATTCGTAGTGAACACCCTCGAAACCATGAACCTCGACACGGCCGGGGTCACGGACGCCACCCCCCTCGGCGACGACGGCCTGGAGCTGGAGTCGCTCACCACCGCCGAACTCGTCATGCAGGTCGAGGAGGAGTACGGGGTCAAGTTCAGCGACGAGGACGTCGAGGCCCTGCAGACCCTGACCATCGGCGAGTTCGTCGCCCAGGTCGAGCAGCGCCGGACCCAGGTCACGGCCCAGGCCGGCTCGGCGTGA
- a CDS encoding aminotransferase class IV, producing the protein MTGRTAPTGPVRAADRLFALTPDGALHEVPATDAPGTLLAADSWLVADGRVRALARHRRRFTATCAAAAGVPGALLDTFWTDTAALLPREPGLWFPRVELETASAAAFPDTVLPGGHRLLYRLRPAPALSTTARVWGLAVRDPRRTPRHKGPDLGALAAVRSRAAAAEADEAILVTADGVLLEAANSSLLWWEEDVLCHPPAELPVLPGVTAALLLERAARTGVTVRPARRRLSALAGREVWVANALHGLRPVTAWTGSSLPAGAPLHAAAWQSWLDGLRTPLPE; encoded by the coding sequence TTGACCGGGCGGACGGCGCCGACCGGCCCGGTCCGGGCCGCCGACCGGCTCTTCGCGCTCACCCCGGACGGTGCCCTGCACGAGGTTCCCGCGACGGACGCACCCGGCACGCTCCTCGCCGCGGACTCCTGGCTGGTCGCCGACGGCCGGGTCCGCGCCCTGGCCCGGCACCGCCGCCGCTTCACCGCGACCTGCGCCGCGGCCGCCGGCGTGCCCGGCGCGCTGCTGGACACCTTCTGGACCGACACGGCCGCCCTGCTGCCCCGGGAGCCCGGCCTCTGGTTCCCGCGCGTCGAGCTGGAGACCGCGTCCGCCGCCGCGTTCCCGGACACCGTCCTGCCCGGCGGCCACCGGCTGCTGTACCGGCTGCGCCCCGCCCCCGCGCTCTCCACGACCGCCAGGGTCTGGGGGCTGGCCGTACGCGACCCGCGCCGGACGCCCCGTCACAAGGGGCCGGACCTGGGCGCCCTGGCAGCGGTCCGCTCCAGGGCCGCGGCCGCGGAGGCCGACGAGGCGATCCTGGTCACCGCGGACGGGGTGCTGCTCGAAGCGGCCAACTCCTCGCTCCTGTGGTGGGAGGAGGACGTCCTGTGCCATCCGCCCGCCGAACTCCCCGTTCTCCCCGGGGTCACCGCCGCGCTGCTGCTGGAGCGGGCGGCGCGCACGGGCGTGACCGTACGGCCCGCCCGGCGCAGGCTGTCCGCGCTGGCCGGACGCGAGGTCTGGGTGGCCAACGCCCTCCACGGGCTGCGCCCCGTCACCGCCTGGACGGGCAGCTCCCTCCCGGCCGGCGCCCCGCTGCACGCGGCCGCGTGGCAGAGCTGGCTGGACGGCCTGCGGACCCCGCTCCCGGAGTGA
- a CDS encoding AfsR/SARP family transcriptional regulator produces MEIKVLGSLTAQERGVSVVPTATKPRQLLALLALHAGRVVTVPTLMEEIWGEDIPRSATTTLQTYILQLRRKIGSALERDPELDAKEVLVTRFGGYLLQVPPGQVDAHEFERLAGQGRAAYDIGDYRAASDLLGRSLALWQGPALVDVRAGSILELEVLQLNEERTAALERRIEADIRLGRCAEVIPELRVLAARHPLHEGFCGQLMRALHRSGGGWRALEAYQKLRASLVRELGLEPSAPLQQLHQAVLSGDLARTDPAGSTVPRRLQPIAAAE; encoded by the coding sequence ATGGAGATCAAAGTACTCGGGTCGCTCACTGCCCAGGAGCGCGGCGTCTCGGTCGTTCCGACCGCTACGAAGCCCCGGCAACTGCTGGCCCTGCTCGCTTTGCACGCCGGCCGGGTCGTCACCGTGCCGACGCTGATGGAGGAGATCTGGGGGGAGGACATCCCCCGCAGCGCCACCACGACGCTGCAGACGTACATCCTCCAGCTGCGCCGGAAGATCGGCAGCGCCCTGGAGCGGGACCCGGAGCTCGACGCCAAGGAGGTCCTGGTCACCCGGTTCGGGGGCTACCTGCTCCAGGTGCCGCCGGGCCAGGTCGACGCCCACGAGTTCGAGCGGCTCGCGGGGCAGGGCCGGGCCGCCTACGACATCGGCGACTACCGTGCCGCGTCCGATCTGCTCGGCCGCTCGCTCGCGCTGTGGCAGGGCCCGGCGCTGGTCGACGTACGTGCGGGATCGATCCTCGAACTCGAGGTGCTCCAGCTCAACGAGGAGCGCACGGCCGCCCTGGAGCGGCGCATCGAGGCCGACATCCGGCTCGGCCGGTGCGCCGAGGTGATCCCCGAACTGCGGGTGCTGGCGGCCCGCCACCCCCTCCACGAGGGCTTCTGCGGGCAGCTGATGCGCGCCCTGCACCGCTCGGGCGGGGGCTGGCGCGCGCTGGAGGCCTACCAGAAGCTGCGGGCCTCGCTCGTACGCGAACTGGGGCTGGAGCCGTCCGCTCCGCTCCAGCAGCTGCACCAGGCCGTGCTCTCCGGCGATCTGGCCCGGACCGATCCGGCCGGCTCGACGGTCCCCCGCCGGCTCCAGCCGATCGCGGCCGCCGAATAA
- a CDS encoding acyl carrier protein: protein MSGRPPAPGRPEVIALLAQHDECAPGDVGERIDSLQLAWLVHVVEERYGIRIDLDEELEAMDTVDGAVAVLAGALAPPATGGSGS, encoded by the coding sequence GTGAGCGGCCGGCCCCCTGCCCCCGGCCGCCCGGAGGTGATCGCCCTGCTGGCCCAGCACGACGAGTGCGCCCCGGGCGACGTGGGCGAGCGGATCGATTCCCTGCAGCTGGCCTGGCTGGTGCACGTGGTCGAGGAGCGGTACGGCATCCGGATCGACCTCGACGAGGAGCTGGAGGCCATGGACACGGTCGACGGCGCCGTCGCGGTGCTGGCGGGCGCCCTGGCCCCACCCGCGACGGGCGGGAGCGGCTCGTGA
- a CDS encoding YcaO-like family protein, translating to MKKVHFAGTHRVRHPEETWARLDELRDSFGITRVADVTGLDTLGVPVVAAVRPAARTRPLAYGRGATPLLARISAVMESVELWHAEYACPPAEVLRTPARELALPYDVRALPLRPGSLLSEHTPLDWVIGSDLVTGAPVAAPRACVAMGEETGTEWRPPLLRTTADGLAGGNSYEETVVHALYKVIEQDCALTPASRTKAPPAPAPAPLAAGFDTTGPVDPAGVDDPLCAEVLARLAAAGVRVTLTRRANRWALPCFSVGLWSKSFPVPVTAVGVHSDPGIALGRALTGAARDRLRALVGDGPAAASGARARPPRAARAAGAPAGRPLDWREASLHAAEFAEDTDEMRWLAGLVTAVTGHRPVAVDLSTETDFRVVKVVAAGLTAPAAGPVRLPGERR from the coding sequence GTGAAGAAGGTGCACTTCGCGGGGACACACCGGGTCCGCCACCCCGAGGAGACCTGGGCCCGCCTCGACGAGCTCCGCGACTCCTTCGGGATCACCCGGGTCGCCGATGTCACCGGCCTCGACACCCTCGGCGTCCCGGTCGTCGCCGCGGTCCGGCCCGCCGCCCGGACCCGGCCGCTCGCCTACGGCCGCGGAGCCACCCCCCTGCTCGCCCGGATCTCCGCCGTCATGGAGTCCGTGGAGCTCTGGCACGCCGAGTACGCCTGCCCGCCCGCCGAAGTGCTGCGCACGCCCGCGCGCGAACTCGCCCTGCCCTACGACGTACGGGCCCTGCCCCTGCGGCCCGGCAGCCTGCTCAGCGAACACACGCCCCTGGACTGGGTCATCGGCAGCGACCTGGTCACCGGCGCCCCCGTGGCCGCCCCCCGGGCCTGCGTCGCCATGGGCGAGGAAACCGGCACCGAGTGGCGGCCCCCGCTGCTGCGCACCACGGCCGACGGGCTGGCCGGCGGCAACAGCTACGAGGAGACCGTGGTCCACGCGCTCTACAAGGTGATCGAGCAGGACTGCGCCCTCACGCCGGCTTCCCGTACCAAGGCTCCCCCCGCGCCCGCCCCGGCCCCGCTCGCGGCGGGCTTCGACACCACCGGTCCCGTCGACCCGGCCGGCGTCGACGACCCGCTCTGCGCCGAGGTCCTCGCCCGTCTCGCCGCCGCCGGGGTCCGGGTCACCCTCACCCGCCGGGCCAACCGCTGGGCGCTGCCCTGCTTCTCCGTCGGCCTGTGGTCGAAGTCCTTCCCCGTGCCCGTCACCGCCGTCGGCGTGCACAGCGACCCCGGCATCGCGCTGGGCCGGGCGCTGACCGGCGCCGCCCGCGACCGGCTGCGCGCCCTGGTGGGCGACGGCCCGGCCGCGGCGTCCGGGGCCCGCGCGCGGCCGCCGCGCGCCGCCCGCGCCGCCGGGGCGCCCGCGGGAAGGCCCCTCGACTGGCGGGAAGCCTCCCTCCACGCCGCCGAGTTCGCCGAGGACACCGACGAGATGCGCTGGCTCGCCGGTCTGGTCACCGCGGTGACCGGCCACCGGCCGGTGGCCGTGGACCTCAGCACCGAAACCGACTTCCGTGTCGTCAAGGTCGTCGCCGCGGGCCTCACCGCCCCCGCCGCCGGCCCCGTACGCCTGCCCGGGGAGCGCCGATGA
- a CDS encoding 4'-phosphopantetheinyl transferase family protein, which yields MSVSRVEVWLAVPVGDQRKHAHVLLRRAAAAVLGVGPEGLAVGREPGGRPYVVSRPGAADCGRRPPVRVHVSVSHTRGLTAVAVCTDGDVGVEPARELPAVALARRWFGEEDVRWIEGHAPALRARALLWVWTHKEALGKALGTGLAGGGRLRPVPLPASGLPPEPEPAGRPVTLREIFPGAGLTSAVPAGPEGYVLCVAGGPGTEGALVSVTHVDA from the coding sequence GTGTCGGTGTCCCGTGTGGAGGTGTGGCTCGCGGTCCCGGTCGGTGACCAGCGCAAGCACGCGCACGTGCTGCTGCGGCGGGCCGCGGCGGCGGTCCTGGGCGTCGGGCCCGAGGGCCTGGCCGTGGGCAGGGAACCGGGCGGACGGCCGTACGTGGTGTCACGGCCCGGCGCCGCGGACTGTGGACGGCGGCCGCCGGTACGGGTTCACGTGAGCGTGAGCCACACCCGCGGCCTGACCGCGGTCGCGGTCTGCACCGACGGGGACGTGGGCGTGGAGCCGGCCCGCGAGCTCCCGGCGGTGGCCCTCGCCCGGCGCTGGTTCGGCGAGGAGGACGTCCGCTGGATCGAGGGTCACGCACCCGCCCTGCGGGCCCGCGCCCTGCTGTGGGTCTGGACGCACAAGGAGGCACTGGGCAAGGCGCTCGGCACCGGACTGGCCGGCGGGGGCCGGCTGCGGCCGGTCCCGCTGCCCGCCTCCGGACTGCCGCCGGAGCCGGAGCCCGCCGGGCGTCCGGTGACCCTGCGGGAGATCTTCCCGGGAGCGGGTCTGACCAGCGCCGTCCCCGCCGGCCCCGAGGGCTACGTACTGTGCGTGGCCGGCGGCCCGGGCACCGAGGGCGCCCTGGTCTCCGTCACCCACGTGGACGCCTGA